One genomic segment of Syngnathus acus chromosome 1, fSynAcu1.2, whole genome shotgun sequence includes these proteins:
- the LOC119127655 gene encoding ubinuclein-1-like, with translation MAQPRRVQLTPLPTDVQSCAMNGAVLAPKSQPEPGSASPLAANCGSGVIRLVVSLFEPDEQNFAEFSYTQLLENKWHNVKDEVETRSRFEVGDQSEKQHMASLMRNLEKKYTVKKKQDRVQDLIDIGYGYDDEDSFIDNSEAYDEFVPSSITTKFGGFYVNSGVLHFRQISDTETDDGITGEITPAKTAKKRELKDGQEMPKKKRRRNVVPDKNGADGNSSVASDELMKKKKKKLSGTLSVTSMLKKFRREKELERKKMERTHLRMARTPLTPVTAQCPADTGGGGGSGLADPLLSLIGSTDEQALLQAASTVEFDIDLDCLLDVGDEIATPLMEPPSPEQQRAEHRHLPEASYDATLSPSRKMTQPQKPHPEVASLYQCVALPEGLPPALEDSIKKLMLAAKTSEGESKLKFFTPEINAVLLDIERKCREHGGQSRSRVYTHLSFFLPCSKETLLKRVKKLKLAEGFSNVEDPMQKLKDAIARAMPEQITRFNQHCQEYEQVKTLRTMEDGSDVRQGGQGNNLEEKGTKRGGGPKKLFKWNEEIREVLHHVLREKLSVFQNKSDWRQHREEYLKTLLVKDVKPLWPKGWMQSRVLLSESRKILGLQLMFPKRSRSEKKQLSITAPSVSDQNIRPLPLKLELPYEENSVVEQASSASRVTTEDTEVIVLDSDSSQTPNDDLSAILREQAPVHMGSQATPSELFAAAITKYKSSLQYWNLSVANGTPPLPPPPPQCSPLNFPEGGLCHVALPKLQDLLGTPTDLGPDLQRGSDVIV, from the exons ATGGCGCAGCCCCGCCGAGTGCAGCTCACCCCTTTGCCCACAGACGTCCAGTCCTGTGCAATGAATGGAGCCGTCCTCGCTCCGAAGTCGCAACCCGAACCCGGTAGTGCCTCCCCGCTCGCAGCGAACTGCGGGTCGGGTGTTATTCGCCTCGTCGTCTCGTTGTTTGAGCCGGATGAGCAAAACTTTGCCGAGTTTAGTTACACTCAGCTGCTGGAAAACAAG TGGCACAACGTAAAAGATGAAGTCGAGACCAGGTCCAGATTTGAAGTGGGGGACCAGAGCGAGAAGCAGCATATGGCTTCACTTATGAGGAACTTGgagaagaaatat ACGGTCAAGAAAAAGCAGGATCGCGTTCAGGACTTGATCGATATCGGTTATGGTTACGACGATGAGGATTCCTTCATTGACAACTCCGAGGCT TATGACGAGTTTGTGCCGTCCTCCATCACCACCAAATTTGGAGGATTCTACGTCAACTCTGGCGTGTTGCACTTCCGCCAGATTTCTGACACTGAAACGGACGATGGAATCACAGGAGAGATAACACCAGCCAAGACCGCCAAG AAACGTGAACTTAAAGATGGACAAGAAATgccaaagaagaaaaggcGTAGAAACGTTGTACCAGATAAAAATGGCGCCGATGGAAATTCCAG CGTGGCATCAGACGAgctgatgaagaaaaagaagaaaaagctttCCGGAACTCTGAGCGTCACCAGCATGCTGAAGAAGTTCCGTCGAGAAAAGGAGCTTGAGCGGAAGAAAATGGAGAGAACTCATCTGCGCATGGCGAGGACGCCGCTAACTCCCGTGACAGCACAGTGCCCAGCCGAtacgggcggcggcggcggctctgGATTGGCCGACCCGCTGCTCAGCTTGATCGGATCCACAGATGAGCAGGCACTTCTCCAGGCGGCCAGCACGGTGGAATTTGACATCGACTTGGACTGTTTGTTGGATGTCGGCGACGAGATAGCAACGCCTTTAATGGAGCCGCCCTCTCCAGAGCAGCAAAGAGCAGAACATCGCCACCTGCCTGAAGCTTCCTATGATGCAACACTGTCTCCAAGCAGAAAGATGACCCAACCACAAAAACCTCATCCAGAGGTTGCATCCTTATATCAGTGCGTCGCCCTGCCCGAGGGACTCCCACCTGCCCTGGAGGACAGCATCAAGAAACTGATGCTG GCAGCCAAGACTTCGGAGGGAGAGTCCAAACTCAAGTTCTTCACCCCGGAAATCAACGCTGTGCTGCTGGA TATAGAGCGCAAGTGTCGCGAGCACGGCGGCCAGTCGCGCTCCCGGGTGTACACGCACTTGTCGTTCTTCCTGCCCTGTAGCAAGGAGACGCTCCTCAAACGTGTCAAGAAACTCAAGCTTGCA GAAGGCTTTTCAAACGTGGAGGATCCCATGCAGAAGCTGAAGGATGCCATCGCCAGAGCCATGCCCGAGCAGATTACACGTTTCAACCAACATTGTCAAGAATATGAGCAAGTCAAAACCCTGAG GACAATGGAGGACGGGAGTGACGTCAGGCAAGGTGGACAAGGCAACAATTTGGAAGAGAAGGGGACAAAAAGAGGAGGCGGCCCAAAGAAGCTTTTCAAATGGAACGAGGAGATCAG GGAGGTTCTGCATCATGTCCTGAGAGAAAAACTTTcagtatttcaaaacaaaagtgactgGAGGCAACACCGAGAGGAGTACCTCAAGACCCTCTTGGTCAAGGATGTCAAACCTCTCTGGCCCAAAGGCTGGATGCAATCCAG GGTGCTGCTGAGTGAGAGTAGGAAGATACTGGGCCTCCAGCTAATGTTTCC AAAGAGATCCAGATCAGAAAAgaagcagctgtcaatcactgCGCCGTCAGTGTCTGATCAAAACATAAGACCGCTACCACTTAAACTCGAACTTCCTTATGAGGAAAATTCAGTAGTCGAACAAGCTTCAAGCGCGTCCCGCGTGACGACCGAAGATACCGAAGTGATCGTCTTGGATTCGGACTCGTCACAAACGCCCAATGATGACCTGTCAGCGATTCTCCGTGAGCAGGCTCCGGTTCACATGGGCTCACAGGCTACCCCCAGTGAGCTCTTTGCGGCCGCTATCACCAAATACAAAAGTTCCCTTCAGTACTGGAACTTGAGTGTGGCAAACGGCACCCCCCCGCTTCCACCGCCACCTCCTCAATGCAGCCCACTTAACTTTCCCGAAGGAGGCCTGTGTCACGTGGCCCTGCCAAAACTGCAAGATTTATTGGGTACCCCTACAGATTTGGGGCCAGATCTACAGAGAGGCTCAGATGTCATTGTATGA